A stretch of the Haloplanus aerogenes genome encodes the following:
- a CDS encoding universal stress protein, which yields MTDRPSILVPIRVLEGESIPEGVPDLLANGHVVLLGYHVIPEQTATGQAQMQFEDRATERLDEYQAMFEEAGATVERRLVFTHDGQKTIDRMTTEHDCLAALVPNATGSVEDVLVAVRGTVGVDRIAHVVAGLFGMTDASVTLYHVAEPDETDEDVGTLLDGIVNRLKDLGMDASRIETRVERDQAAFDAIVDAADAFDVVVMGESDPSLATFVFGMPADQVADRFLGPVLVVQREPSEGTE from the coding sequence ATGACTGACCGACCATCCATACTCGTCCCGATTCGCGTGCTCGAGGGGGAGTCGATCCCGGAGGGGGTGCCCGATCTCCTCGCGAACGGCCACGTCGTCCTGCTTGGCTACCACGTCATTCCGGAACAGACGGCGACGGGACAGGCACAGATGCAGTTCGAGGACCGGGCCACGGAGCGGCTCGACGAGTACCAGGCGATGTTCGAGGAGGCAGGGGCGACCGTCGAGCGGCGACTCGTGTTCACCCACGACGGCCAGAAGACGATCGACCGGATGACGACCGAGCACGACTGTCTGGCCGCACTCGTTCCGAACGCGACGGGGTCGGTCGAAGACGTACTCGTCGCCGTCCGTGGGACCGTGGGGGTCGACCGCATCGCCCACGTCGTCGCAGGCCTGTTCGGGATGACGGACGCGTCGGTGACGCTATACCACGTCGCCGAACCGGACGAGACGGACGAGGACGTCGGGACACTTCTGGATGGGATAGTGAATCGGCTGAAGGACCTGGGTATGGACGCCTCGAGGATCGAGACGCGCGTCGAGCGCGATCAGGCGGCCTTCGACGCGATCGTCGATGCAGCCGATGCGTTCGACGTCGTCGTCATGGGTGAATCCGACCCCTCACTGGCGACGTTCGTGTTCGGGATGCCGGCCGACCAGGTTGCCGACCGGTTTCTCGGACCCGTCCTCGTGGTTCAGCGCGAACCCTCCGAAGGGACGGAGTGA
- a CDS encoding TrkH family potassium uptake protein, whose protein sequence is MAVRVNWRQSVAFTGTVVKYLAVAMLVPLAIGLLYGEDVVVFLFSIGIAVVIGLALERLDDDPQLGAREALLFVALAWGAVALVGAVPYVIAGYGTESTLRYPVNALFESMSGFTTTGATVLGAISLERHSHALLMWRQLTQWLGGMGIIVLMVAILPEAAVNGAQLIESEAPGPELQKLTPKIAETARLLWLFYLGFTALYVAILIGLHYAGMAPNMDVYNAVAHGFTTLPTGGFSPQADSIAAFSPAVQWVVIPFMLIAGMNFALFYLLVQDDYVEFLRDRELQAYLGANAGMIVILWGFLFTGSAPPLELGGVTEGALENSLRQATFQVASLLNSTGYATSDFAQWGTTAQGLLLFAMFIGGSAGSTGGGVKVVRWLVVIKAIRRQLFTTAHPNAIKPVRLGGHVVDEEVIRAIYGFTLLYLLTFGVATVLILLDAGRVGLEMTTLEAVSASLATLGNIGPGFGFLGPFGSYLDFPATSKLLMVFLMWIGRLEIIPVFVMFTGAFWNE, encoded by the coding sequence ATGGCGGTTCGAGTCAACTGGCGACAGAGCGTTGCGTTCACCGGCACGGTCGTCAAGTATCTCGCCGTCGCCATGCTCGTCCCGTTGGCTATCGGTCTCCTCTACGGAGAGGATGTCGTCGTCTTCCTCTTCTCGATTGGTATCGCAGTCGTCATCGGCCTCGCGCTGGAACGCCTCGACGACGATCCGCAACTCGGCGCTCGCGAAGCGCTCCTCTTCGTGGCACTCGCGTGGGGGGCCGTCGCCCTCGTCGGGGCCGTTCCGTACGTCATCGCCGGGTACGGTACCGAATCGACGCTCCGCTATCCGGTCAACGCGTTGTTCGAGTCGATGTCCGGCTTCACCACCACCGGCGCGACGGTCCTCGGCGCAATCTCGCTCGAACGGCACTCTCACGCGCTGTTGATGTGGCGGCAACTCACCCAGTGGCTCGGCGGCATGGGGATCATCGTGCTGATGGTCGCCATCCTCCCCGAGGCCGCAGTCAACGGCGCACAACTGATCGAGTCGGAAGCGCCCGGGCCGGAACTCCAGAAATTGACGCCGAAAATCGCCGAGACCGCCCGGCTGCTCTGGCTGTTCTACCTGGGCTTCACCGCGCTGTACGTCGCCATCCTGATCGGCCTCCACTACGCCGGGATGGCACCGAACATGGACGTCTACAACGCCGTCGCCCACGGCTTCACGACGTTACCGACGGGCGGATTCTCCCCGCAGGCCGACAGCATCGCAGCGTTCTCGCCGGCCGTTCAGTGGGTCGTCATCCCCTTCATGCTCATCGCGGGGATGAACTTCGCGCTGTTTTACCTGCTGGTGCAGGACGACTACGTCGAGTTTCTCCGCGATCGTGAGCTACAGGCCTATCTCGGTGCGAACGCCGGGATGATCGTCATCCTGTGGGGGTTTCTCTTCACCGGCTCGGCTCCGCCCTTGGAACTCGGCGGCGTCACCGAGGGTGCGCTCGAGAACTCGCTTCGCCAAGCCACGTTCCAGGTCGCGTCGCTCCTGAACTCCACGGGGTACGCGACGAGTGACTTCGCACAGTGGGGGACGACCGCACAGGGCCTCCTGTTGTTCGCGATGTTCATCGGTGGCTCGGCCGGCTCCACGGGAGGTGGCGTCAAAGTCGTCCGGTGGCTGGTCGTTATCAAGGCCATTCGCCGGCAACTGTTCACGACTGCCCACCCGAACGCCATCAAACCGGTTCGCCTCGGCGGCCACGTCGTCGACGAGGAGGTCATCAGGGCGATCTACGGGTTTACCCTCCTGTACCTGCTCACCTTCGGCGTAGCGACGGTGCTCATTCTGCTCGACGCGGGCCGTGTCGGCCTCGAAATGACGACGCTGGAAGCGGTCAGTGCGAGTCTGGCCACGCTCGGGAACATCGGTCCGGGCTTCGGATTTCTGGGCCCGTTCGGAAGCTACCTTGACTTCCCGGCTACGAGCAAACTCCTGATGGTCTTCCTGATGTGGATCGGTCGACTGGAGATCATCCCCGTGTTCGTGATGTTCACCGGTGCGTTCTGGAACGAGTAA
- a CDS encoding universal stress protein, with protein sequence MEHQNLLVFLEFPKPTRPSLGLLKSLSYMDITLVGFHSTVDSDESQTDREAEIETTLEEITAKFEEQGMQVEQHVVTGDSMIETRNEWANRDQIDGVLTPGGVNTVGRILVGLRDTRNVEKMAEFIDLIDRKRIIHVTLLHVAPESESESESEATVTGREALKAMKSELVDRGVNPAVIHLQIQLSDDPEHELVTAARNYDLTVLGRTEEPGFKDQVFGPVSNQITDRAHSTVLTVT encoded by the coding sequence ATGGAGCATCAGAATCTTCTCGTATTCTTAGAATTCCCCAAGCCGACGCGTCCCTCGCTTGGACTGCTGAAATCTCTCTCGTACATGGATATCACGCTGGTTGGATTTCATTCCACGGTGGATAGCGACGAGTCACAGACGGACCGAGAGGCCGAAATCGAGACGACACTTGAGGAGATCACCGCTAAGTTCGAAGAACAGGGGATGCAGGTTGAGCAGCACGTAGTTACGGGTGACAGTATGATCGAGACCAGAAACGAGTGGGCCAATCGCGACCAGATTGATGGTGTCTTGACTCCCGGCGGTGTCAATACTGTCGGGAGAATTTTGGTCGGTCTCCGAGACACCCGAAACGTTGAAAAAATGGCCGAGTTCATCGATCTTATTGACCGTAAACGAATCATTCACGTTACGCTGTTGCATGTCGCTCCCGAGTCTGAATCCGAGTCCGAATCTGAGGCGACAGTCACCGGTCGTGAAGCGCTCAAGGCCATGAAATCCGAACTCGTAGATCGTGGTGTGAATCCGGCAGTCATCCATCTCCAGATTCAATTGTCCGATGATCCCGAGCACGAACTCGTGACAGCTGCTCGGAATTACGATCTGACGGTTCTTGGGAGGACAGAAGAACCCGGCTTCAAAGATCAAGTGTTCGGTCCGGTTTCGAACCAAATTACTGATCGAGCGCACTCAACGGTGCTGACAGTTACATGA
- a CDS encoding HVO_A0114 family putative DNA-binding protein, whose translation MNDSTPPLHPIEREQLRAASTLVVTVKSSDEFHDHVTDGIESLEQGDTVDATPTLSFTSYDDLMETLTPRVLELIEAIRRDEPSSINETARVVDRDVKNVHEELSRLAQLGIIFFEEDGQSKRPVVWFDELVINLPFDPDAGDTAAAAS comes from the coding sequence ATGAACGATTCCACTCCACCGCTGCATCCGATCGAACGCGAACAGCTTCGGGCTGCGTCGACGCTCGTCGTGACAGTCAAATCGTCCGACGAGTTCCACGACCACGTCACCGACGGCATCGAGTCGCTCGAACAGGGCGATACGGTGGACGCTACGCCGACGCTCTCATTTACCAGCTACGACGACCTCATGGAGACGCTGACGCCGCGTGTCCTCGAACTCATCGAGGCCATTCGTCGGGACGAACCATCCAGCATCAATGAGACTGCCCGGGTCGTTGATCGAGACGTAAAGAACGTCCACGAGGAACTCAGTCGGCTTGCCCAACTGGGAATCATCTTCTTCGAAGAAGATGGTCAGAGCAAGCGCCCGGTCGTCTGGTTCGACGAACTCGTCATCAACCTCCCGTTCGATCCCGACGCTGGAGATACAGCGGCTGCAGCATCGTAG
- a CDS encoding Lrp/AsnC family transcriptional regulator translates to MDDILLDDVDRSILHQLQLNARQTNTEIAEKVNVTSTTVRNRLDKLEDEGVIRGYHPEINYEQAGYPLHIMFVCTIDPNKLESLREQILDVRGVVTTRDLLGGERNVHIEVVAGTIGEIEEIRNELVDLGMTMHSSEIISETKVQSWDHFYPRTEPDAGQDDDSDDGSITGQ, encoded by the coding sequence ATGGACGACATCCTACTCGACGACGTGGACCGGAGCATTCTGCATCAACTCCAGCTCAACGCACGTCAGACCAATACGGAGATCGCCGAGAAGGTGAATGTGACCTCCACGACGGTCCGGAATCGCCTCGACAAACTCGAAGACGAGGGCGTGATCCGGGGCTACCACCCCGAGATCAACTACGAGCAAGCGGGCTACCCACTCCACATCATGTTTGTCTGCACGATCGATCCGAACAAGCTGGAATCGCTGAGGGAACAGATCCTCGACGTTCGCGGGGTGGTGACTACCCGCGATTTGCTTGGAGGCGAGCGGAACGTCCACATCGAGGTCGTCGCCGGTACGATCGGGGAGATCGAAGAGATTCGCAACGAACTGGTGGACCTGGGCATGACGATGCATAGCTCCGAGATTATCTCCGAGACGAAGGTCCAGTCTTGGGATCACTTCTATCCCCGGACGGAGCCCGACGCGGGTCAGGACGACGACAGCGACGACGGGTCGATCACCGGTCAATGA
- a CDS encoding toxin-antitoxin system TumE family protein, which yields MGSLTDDDLDGVSEGQKYPDGTVVRVFCMRTDRDAYPSGWAYKLHYGASEPDPPRTLDDGTIRRYDNSHEDTKGHELHVAPDPKPEIIEFPGMVELWERFWSEIPKPELEVT from the coding sequence ATGGGCTCGCTGACCGATGACGACCTCGATGGCGTAAGCGAGGGACAGAAGTACCCTGACGGGACTGTAGTCCGCGTGTTCTGCATGCGGACTGACCGCGACGCGTACCCGTCTGGGTGGGCGTACAAGCTCCACTACGGTGCGTCGGAGCCGGACCCGCCCCGCACGCTCGATGATGGGACGATTCGTCGGTATGATAACTCGCACGAGGACACAAAAGGGCACGAACTGCACGTCGCCCCTGACCCCAAACCGGAGATCATCGAATTCCCTGGCATGGTCGAACTCTGGGAACGGTTTTGGAGCGAAATCCCGAAACCCGAACTTGAGGTCACGTGA
- a CDS encoding DUF555 domain-containing protein, whose product MSRSEQYWVTLSVPWLVRGAHAVQDTINIAVSGVGTRVSEADAPHVDHCDISIQTLSCTTCGTPMEAVLVVAETALVGLTLECTVTARPTEDAEQTSRRELGTAFDGTPLVPVGTVRAEPRLDAE is encoded by the coding sequence ATGAGCCGCTCCGAACAGTACTGGGTGACGCTGTCGGTCCCGTGGCTCGTTCGAGGCGCCCACGCGGTACAGGACACGATCAATATCGCCGTCAGTGGGGTCGGAACACGTGTGAGCGAAGCGGATGCCCCACACGTTGATCACTGCGACATCAGCATCCAGACGCTCTCCTGTACGACCTGTGGGACGCCGATGGAGGCGGTACTCGTCGTGGCCGAGACAGCGCTCGTCGGCCTCACGCTTGAGTGTACCGTCACAGCACGACCAACCGAGGACGCCGAACAAACCAGCCGGCGTGAACTCGGGACGGCGTTCGACGGCACACCGCTCGTCCCGGTCGGGACTGTCAGGGCAGAACCCCGCTTGGATGCGGAGTGA
- a CDS encoding TRAM domain-containing protein has product MTTDRDGGEVQTTQRRAEPQPPRNVTPRAETSTPATSTERTSNHPPVTEGETLRLDIKDVGNQGDGLARVGPGYVVFVPDTEIGQQPLVRIETVHENFAFAEVVEE; this is encoded by the coding sequence GTGACCACGGATCGAGACGGCGGAGAAGTCCAGACCACGCAGAGACGGGCTGAACCGCAACCTCCCCGGAATGTCACTCCAAGAGCTGAGACAAGCACCCCAGCAACCTCGACGGAACGTACGTCGAACCACCCGCCAGTAACCGAGGGAGAAACGCTCCGGCTCGACATCAAGGACGTCGGCAATCAGGGCGACGGCCTCGCCCGGGTCGGCCCTGGATACGTCGTGTTTGTCCCCGATACGGAGATCGGCCAGCAGCCGCTCGTCCGGATCGAAACCGTGCACGAGAACTTCGCGTTCGCCGAGGTCGTCGAGGAGTAA
- a CDS encoding TrmB family transcriptional regulator yields MAKSALGHSENIDEAIEVLQQLGLKEYEARCFVGLSRLNTGTAKQLSEVTEVPRTRIYDAIRVLEVQGLVETQHSSPQQFRAVSLEEATETLRDQYDDRVERLHDALTTIDIVDLDDESPVQEVWSMSGRTAIENRTNDLIENAAEEVVLVVGDESLLTDDLVTTLNGIGDGVEIIIGALTPSLEDHVQTAVPGATTFISGLEWLHGEDTAEKDTAIGRLVLIDRSAFLVSSIMPESKEEQAIFGEGFGNGLVVIARRLMAQGLVTVRDPGQ; encoded by the coding sequence ATGGCCAAATCCGCCCTTGGACATTCTGAAAACATCGATGAGGCGATAGAGGTACTACAGCAACTTGGCTTGAAGGAGTACGAGGCGCGGTGTTTCGTTGGCCTCTCCCGTCTGAATACTGGGACGGCAAAGCAACTTAGCGAGGTGACCGAGGTCCCTCGGACGCGCATCTACGACGCGATTCGAGTGCTCGAAGTGCAAGGACTGGTCGAAACCCAACACTCCAGTCCACAGCAGTTTCGGGCGGTATCCCTGGAGGAGGCGACCGAGACGCTCCGGGACCAGTACGATGATCGCGTGGAGCGACTACACGACGCCCTCACCACGATCGATATCGTGGACCTGGACGACGAATCCCCCGTTCAAGAAGTGTGGTCGATGTCCGGGCGAACCGCGATCGAGAATCGGACAAACGATCTCATCGAAAACGCGGCTGAGGAGGTCGTACTCGTCGTCGGTGACGAATCGCTGCTGACCGACGACCTCGTCACCACGCTAAATGGTATCGGTGACGGCGTCGAGATAATCATCGGAGCGCTCACCCCATCCCTTGAAGATCATGTTCAGACGGCCGTCCCAGGTGCCACGACGTTTATCTCGGGGCTGGAGTGGCTCCACGGCGAGGACACCGCCGAGAAGGACACGGCGATCGGCCGGTTGGTACTGATCGACCGGTCGGCGTTTCTCGTGAGTTCGATCATGCCTGAATCCAAAGAGGAACAGGCAATCTTCGGTGAGGGGTTCGGGAACGGCCTCGTGGTGATCGCCCGGCGACTCATGGCTCAAGGGTTAGTGACCGTACGCGACCCTGGGCAGTGA
- the trkA gene encoding Trk system potassium transporter TrkA, which produces MYVVIVGAGEVGTAIAESLAETHNVAVIDIDGNRVEALMYDTDILGIEGDGTDLDTLEEADIEDADILIASTDDDETNIVTCSTAMTVTDAFTISRVKSAKFLRTWQQSERAFGIDHMVATNLLAAETIARIVGLPAAQDVEMFVDGLVQMAEFEISESSPVANLTVEEADRYESLTFAAVLREDAVIIPRGETVLEPGDDVIVIGSPDSIHTFAHELEPDTDGTPNILVVGGGDIGYHTARLLQERGLKPRLVEQDHDRARELAEALSGTTVLESDATDREFLEREHIDDVDIVIAALDNDEKNLLVGLLAKRLGAERAVAVVDSGGYVDLFEEVGIDVAVNPREATAEEITRFTREYQAENVAIIESDRAEVLEIEITEESVLVDRPIRESVADLPDGVVIGSIARNGTLVIPRGDTVVERGDHVVVFVEIDSLEEASSKL; this is translated from the coding sequence ATGTATGTCGTGATAGTCGGGGCGGGGGAAGTCGGGACGGCCATCGCCGAAAGTCTCGCCGAGACCCACAATGTCGCCGTCATCGATATCGACGGGAACCGCGTCGAGGCGCTGATGTACGACACTGATATCCTCGGTATCGAGGGTGACGGGACCGATCTCGACACGCTGGAGGAAGCCGACATCGAGGACGCAGACATCCTCATCGCCAGCACCGACGACGACGAGACGAACATCGTCACCTGTAGCACCGCGATGACAGTCACCGACGCGTTCACCATCTCCCGGGTCAAGAGTGCGAAATTCCTGCGAACGTGGCAGCAATCGGAGCGTGCGTTCGGAATCGATCACATGGTCGCGACGAATCTCTTGGCTGCCGAAACCATCGCACGGATCGTCGGCTTACCGGCGGCACAGGACGTCGAGATGTTCGTCGATGGACTCGTTCAGATGGCCGAATTCGAGATTTCGGAATCGAGTCCCGTCGCCAACCTGACCGTCGAGGAGGCCGACCGCTACGAATCGCTCACGTTCGCCGCCGTGTTACGTGAGGACGCGGTGATCATCCCTCGCGGGGAGACGGTCTTGGAACCCGGGGACGACGTGATCGTCATCGGGAGTCCCGATAGCATCCACACGTTCGCGCACGAACTCGAACCCGACACCGACGGAACTCCCAACATTCTCGTCGTCGGTGGCGGCGATATCGGCTACCACACTGCTCGTCTCTTACAGGAGCGTGGACTGAAACCCCGGCTCGTCGAGCAGGATCACGACAGGGCTCGGGAACTCGCCGAAGCACTCAGTGGAACCACCGTACTGGAGAGCGATGCGACGGATCGGGAATTCCTCGAACGGGAACACATCGACGATGTCGATATCGTCATTGCGGCACTCGATAACGACGAGAAGAACCTGCTCGTCGGCCTCCTCGCCAAACGTCTCGGTGCCGAACGAGCCGTCGCAGTCGTCGATTCGGGCGGGTACGTCGACCTGTTCGAGGAGGTCGGCATCGACGTGGCAGTCAATCCACGCGAAGCGACCGCCGAAGAGATAACACGCTTCACTCGCGAATACCAGGCCGAAAACGTCGCGATCATCGAATCCGACCGTGCGGAAGTTCTCGAAATCGAGATCACCGAAGAGAGCGTACTCGTCGACCGGCCCATCCGCGAATCCGTCGCCGACCTCCCGGATGGGGTGGTCATCGGATCGATCGCCCGCAACGGCACGTTGGTCATCCCCCGGGGAGACACCGTCGTCGAGCGTGGCGACCACGTGGTCGTGTTCGTCGAAATCGACTCGCTGGAGGAAGCCAGCAGTAAACTGTAG
- a CDS encoding APC family permease: MTEQPADAEPTGKNIAGEAPVAEPEAVTDDTTVHDDDVELERTIGLVGGLAIGIGTMIGAGIFVFPGLAAANAGLAATLSFAIGGLIALLVALPTSELATAMPRSGGGYYFISRGMGTAYGAIVGLGLWLGLMFASAFYLVGLGHYASAVFAELGIGLPFSPVIGIGLLFGAALTALSIGGTENTAKIQNVVVGILLVVLTGFLSYGVLDAVGVFGSGTVPEQFFSRGYFPVLTTAALVFTSYLGFAQVATVAGEIKQPGRNLPLAMVGSVLIVTVFYVVTIFVATSAFGAERLGQFGETAMVEVARDFLGLPGAVAILGAGLLATFSSANASILSASRAVYALSRDALLPRKASEINLRYGTPHVALLAAGGPILALVATGQVELLAEVASFLHLIMYGLMCVALIVLRRRSPEWYAPSYRVPGYPVVPAVGALASFGLIAFMQPASIGIGIVVMLVSYLWYRYYAGNVTLKGDV; this comes from the coding sequence ATGACTGAACAGCCTGCCGACGCCGAGCCAACGGGCAAGAACATCGCCGGCGAGGCGCCCGTCGCGGAGCCGGAAGCCGTCACCGACGACACGACGGTCCACGACGACGACGTCGAACTCGAACGGACCATCGGGTTGGTCGGCGGGCTGGCAATCGGGATCGGGACCATGATCGGAGCGGGTATCTTCGTCTTCCCGGGACTGGCGGCGGCCAACGCCGGCCTCGCGGCCACCCTCTCGTTTGCTATCGGCGGACTGATCGCGTTGCTCGTGGCGCTGCCAACCTCGGAACTCGCCACGGCGATGCCCCGGAGCGGTGGTGGCTACTACTTCATCTCGCGGGGGATGGGGACGGCCTACGGGGCGATCGTCGGGCTGGGGCTGTGGCTGGGTCTGATGTTCGCCTCCGCGTTCTATCTCGTCGGGCTCGGCCACTACGCGAGCGCCGTCTTCGCCGAACTCGGTATCGGACTCCCGTTCAGTCCCGTCATCGGGATCGGACTGCTGTTCGGCGCCGCACTGACGGCATTGAGTATCGGTGGGACGGAGAACACCGCGAAGATTCAGAACGTGGTGGTCGGAATCCTCCTCGTGGTGCTCACAGGCTTTCTCTCGTACGGCGTTCTCGACGCTGTGGGGGTGTTCGGCAGTGGAACCGTTCCGGAGCAGTTCTTTTCGAGAGGGTACTTTCCGGTGTTGACGACCGCGGCACTCGTGTTCACGTCGTATCTGGGGTTCGCCCAAGTCGCGACCGTCGCGGGCGAGATCAAACAGCCGGGTCGGAATCTCCCGCTGGCGATGGTCGGATCGGTCCTGATCGTCACCGTCTTCTACGTCGTGACGATCTTCGTCGCGACCAGTGCGTTCGGAGCCGAGCGGCTGGGCCAGTTCGGGGAGACGGCGATGGTCGAGGTTGCCCGTGACTTCCTCGGACTCCCGGGCGCAGTCGCGATTCTGGGTGCCGGATTGCTGGCGACGTTCTCGAGTGCGAATGCGTCGATTCTCAGTGCCTCGCGGGCGGTGTACGCGCTGAGTCGCGACGCCCTGCTTCCCAGAAAAGCGAGCGAGATCAACCTCCGGTACGGGACGCCACACGTCGCGCTACTCGCCGCCGGTGGCCCGATCCTCGCCCTCGTCGCGACCGGCCAGGTCGAACTGCTCGCGGAGGTCGCCTCGTTCCTCCACCTGATCATGTACGGGCTGATGTGTGTCGCCCTGATCGTGTTGCGACGACGGAGTCCCGAATGGTACGCCCCCAGCTACCGGGTGCCGGGGTATCCCGTGGTCCCGGCCGTGGGGGCGCTCGCGAGCTTCGGACTGATTGCCTTCATGCAGCCCGCGTCGATCGGTATCGGCATCGTGGTGATGCTCGTCTCCTACCTCTGGTACCGTTATTACGCTGGGAACGTGACACTCAAAGGGGATGTCTAA
- a CDS encoding potassium channel family protein: MDQRTRLTAYYLLIVVSVLSGFVVLYNYGMATWEGRPQPLYRSIEVVVQTVTTVGYGGDAPWSSPQMNYLVSLMALSGLVLIFAALPVLVVPLFEDAFRSSASSSVRGIDDHVILCNYGPREEVLIDELTERGVEYVIIEDDREAADHLYTSGYTVIFGDPESDVTLRSARLEYADALIANVDDETNPSVLLSAREINPDVRTVSLTEDPNTADYHRYAGADHVLSPKQILGKQLAGKAVGTFDPEAIEAVEIDEDFDIAEFPLQSGSELIGQTIADSGVFERTGAAIIGVWIRGTFHSPPPPEARFDARSVLVATGSEAELDQLKEMTLSEGRHWRGDVVVAGMGVVGRTVATALSSTVFEYTTIDLVDGPAVDVVGDATERDVLREAGIVDAGTIVLTLADDTAAIYATFAIRELNPGIETIVRANEHENVSKLYRAGADYVLSLAAVSGRMLASIVLDEEILSPGTQLKLIRTTAPGAVGESLADADIRNRTGCTVVAVERNGSVVTNPGASFVIEAGDELVVAGIDENISRFQAQFV, encoded by the coding sequence ATGGACCAGCGAACACGTCTCACCGCCTACTATCTTCTCATCGTCGTCAGCGTGCTCTCCGGGTTCGTGGTCCTCTACAACTACGGGATGGCCACGTGGGAGGGTCGGCCCCAGCCGTTGTATCGCTCGATCGAGGTCGTCGTTCAGACGGTCACCACCGTCGGGTATGGTGGGGACGCTCCCTGGTCGAGCCCACAGATGAACTACCTCGTCTCACTCATGGCCCTCTCGGGACTCGTCCTCATTTTTGCGGCCCTCCCGGTACTCGTCGTCCCCCTCTTCGAGGACGCGTTCAGATCCAGTGCCTCCTCGTCGGTTCGTGGGATCGATGATCACGTCATCCTCTGTAACTACGGGCCTCGTGAAGAGGTCCTCATCGACGAACTCACCGAACGCGGCGTCGAGTACGTCATTATCGAGGACGATCGGGAGGCGGCGGACCACCTCTACACGTCAGGGTATACGGTGATATTTGGAGATCCCGAATCGGATGTAACACTCCGATCGGCTCGGCTGGAGTACGCCGACGCGCTCATCGCGAACGTCGACGACGAGACGAACCCGAGCGTTCTCCTCTCGGCGCGCGAGATCAACCCCGACGTACGGACGGTCAGCCTGACCGAGGACCCGAATACTGCGGACTATCACCGGTACGCGGGGGCCGACCACGTACTCTCACCCAAGCAAATACTGGGGAAACAGCTCGCGGGCAAAGCGGTCGGCACATTCGATCCGGAAGCCATCGAAGCCGTCGAGATCGACGAGGACTTCGACATCGCGGAGTTCCCGCTGCAGAGCGGGAGCGAACTGATCGGCCAGACCATCGCGGACAGCGGCGTCTTCGAACGGACGGGAGCAGCCATCATCGGGGTGTGGATTCGGGGGACGTTCCACAGTCCACCCCCTCCGGAGGCGCGATTCGACGCCCGAAGTGTTCTCGTTGCGACCGGCAGCGAGGCGGAACTCGATCAATTGAAGGAGATGACCCTCTCCGAAGGCCGTCACTGGCGAGGAGATGTCGTCGTCGCGGGAATGGGTGTCGTTGGACGAACCGTCGCGACCGCACTCTCGAGTACCGTGTTCGAGTACACGACCATCGATCTCGTGGACGGCCCGGCCGTCGACGTGGTCGGCGATGCGACAGAACGAGACGTCCTCCGTGAGGCGGGTATTGTAGATGCTGGCACCATCGTACTCACGCTGGCAGACGATACGGCGGCGATTTACGCGACGTTCGCGATTCGGGAACTGAACCCCGGGATCGAGACCATCGTCCGAGCGAACGAACACGAGAACGTATCGAAGCTGTATCGCGCCGGCGCGGACTACGTACTGTCGCTCGCGGCCGTGAGCGGGCGGATGCTCGCGTCGATCGTCCTCGACGAGGAGATCCTCTCCCCAGGGACGCAACTGAAACTCATCCGGACGACGGCGCCCGGTGCCGTCGGCGAATCGCTCGCCGATGCGGACATCCGTAATCGGACTGGCTGTACGGTGGTCGCCGTCGAACGAAACGGGAGCGTCGTCACCAATCCGGGAGCGTCGTTCGTGATCGAAGCCGGGGACGAACTCGTGGTTGCCGGGATCGACGAGAACATCAGTCGGTTTCAGGCGCAGTTCGTTTGA